In Lytechinus pictus isolate F3 Inbred chromosome 17, Lp3.0, whole genome shotgun sequence, the genomic window tattttcaaatacacCAACCAGAGCCAACAGTGAAAATGACAAATCAAAACCCTATAAGGTACAAAGCACAACAATGCAAGTGGTAGTCACATGCACTGCTTGCCAGCATGGCGTTTTGCTAAAGCCCCTTTTACAATTgttggtgcgactgcttacaaccgttgcgattctgCGCAACATGTATTGTGAGCAAACAATCGCACAAggaattgtgaaagccccttcaTGAAAAAGTCAGATGAGGTTTCGAAAATAGGCATTCTTACTAAAACTTGAAATGTCATACTCTGTCAGGAGGGCTGTGATTACGTTTTGGTAAGGAGCAAAGACATGCGTAATCTTTAATACAATACCATCCAGTTTTTCTGAGTAGAAACCTTTGTAATCGCAACCcttcaaacaaagaataacatCAGCGGTCTTCAGGTCAGTACAACAGCATTATTGTATATTGCAGCTTGTAAGCTTTTCATGtgatataattttcacttgTTGCTCCGGTTTGGGACTTTAAGGCTATTGGAATTGAAGCACAAATTCGGGAGAATGAGCAATACGAAAAGATCGtgttttataagaaaaaaaaaacttccaagAGAAATCACTTGTCCATGACTTGAGTCTCCAAAACTGATGTTCTACGTCTTTCACTTTCTCTCTTCTCTCGCTCTCTCCATACGTTAATAAATCGCTTTCCACTCCTTCTGAGTAATAATACAGGCAAACAGGACAGGTACACAATACTAACTCGGAATGacagatgatttttgtttggcGTACTTTCTTGCcctgaatttattttattccatatgcaACGGTGTTCTGATCATGATCCCATGTGTGTGAGTGTTTGAGTATGTCTCTGCCAGCTTGCTCAAAGAGTGTTTTCTGGGAACTCAAATGTGACATCCTTTCCGGTCAATTTCTTGTACACGGCAGCGTAGGTCCCGGTCTACGAAAAAAAGGTCATGACAATAGAATAGAAATTAGAAATTAACATGCACATTTAGATCCATTCTCTGGTCATCAGCAAAAAACACATCAACATACAGTTCATTTCAGGCAATGATTAAGTTGATAAGGAAATTCAGTTCCACTTTGTTAAAACATTCACAAAAACTGTAAGCATGCATTTTGGTGCattaatttcattcataaaGACGGATAGATTTTGATATTCATCTTTAGGAGACACCTTTTACATAATTATGGGTGATTCAATGAAAACGAGTTAAGTCTGCTTcagacaaaaaaattaatatttcattttatgggTCTACTTTTCACAgcttactgcctaaatctgcataagataagctttaacatggcaatgaatggggattttcctgggctcctttttttttcagcttttaGGGGCAAAATCCGCCCcaagcagacctgccaacctcttgGAATgaaaaaactgtattctgtgattaaaaaaacgatttttccccaaaaaagtgtatttcataataaaatgcttggcgcactcgctcatcgcggcgctcaagctgcatgcaagctaaaatgcgcactgctcttgcagatgaaaaaaaaccattgaaacatgtgtatatcttcaccctggttttaacaaaatgattgaaaaaaaaacaagttacctgaaattacatttatctaataaccatatttgtgtacgttttatgaaatagaaacATATGGAGATgaattttctcaataaattactattttgtaaaaaaaaagaagtattttttaaagaaaaaacgtactgccgtattttggttgcaaaaacgtactaaatacgcctaaaacgtaatggttggcaggtatgccCAAGCCTCCATGTAATTTTTTCTCTGGTCTGCTTAGGTCGTCAACTCTCAATCAGTCGGTAAATGACCAAAGTCAAAACAATCTTGCAGACCAGAATATGCAAAGTGATCGTGTTATTTGCATTTTCTGAGCTAAATTTTGCCAAAGTTAAATATACCTGGAAAATATCAAAGAGCCCTGAAAAATCCCCATTCGCTGCAATGATAAAGCTTATACAATGTTACAGATTCAGACAGAAGGGTGTCAAAAGTACCCCTGAAAAATGACTTGACTCAGATTATCATTGTTTGATTTCATATGTatgaaatgttttgttttttaaatcttgaaGTGGAGATTGATAagtggaaatgaaatgaatggaccAACCTTGTGTTCGATCTGTGTCTTCTGTCCAACGTCAAGGTGAACCTTGATGTTCCTGCTACCGTCCAGCTGGACGTGGGTACGCCTTCCAACAATCTCTGATGGGAAGACGAGGTCCTCAAGGATGTTGTCATGGACCATGGTCAAGGTTCGGCTACGAGGGCGCTTCTGCTTGCTCTTGTTTCGTGACTTCCTTGTTGGCTTCGGCAAGATCCTCCTCTGCAAACGTGAAATAAAgagatatttatatatatatatatatatatagtgtgatgataagtttacttctaccaatcgctgttgagttgtgaatatttaACATAATGAGATGAAGCGAGGCTAACTCAATAGACGACGCAGGACACCGTGATTTACTTAAGCTTTCGTCTTTAATtaagacttcgtcagaagcgtctgaaaaatataagaagATATAACATCCAAGTTTCTTttgcacatcaatgaattattaccaagttgaatatatttcataatgacagattaatgaatgaacaaataaattaattaatgaaaaataaataattaacgttaattccattaaaaaaattaataatataaatgaaGAAGACATACCTGTAAATACAGACTATTGTGATCGAATGACTGTATCCTATCTCGTTCTTTAGGAAAGTGGCAAAAGTTAAAAATAACTTATTTTTAACTTTTGCCACTTTCCTAAAGAACGAGATAGGATACAGTCATTCGATCACAATAGTCTGTATTTACAGGTATGTCTTCttcatttatattattaatttttttaatggaattaacgttaattatttatttttcattaattaatttatttgttcattcattaatctgtcattatgaaatatattcaacttggtaataattcattgatgtgcaaAAGAAACTTGGATGTTATATcttcttatatttttcagacgcttctgacgaagtcttaATAAAAGACGAAAGCTTAAGTAAATCACGGTGTCCTGCGTCGTCTATTGAGTTAGCCTCGCttcatctcattatatatatatatatatatatatataaagagatatttatatatatttatacacaactgattctattatttcattattgataCTGGTGTATCTGTTCACATGTTGAATCTCTTGGGGTCACAGGAATCTGTTTGACTTACACAAATTCTAGCTGAGAAGGTGCGAGTAACGTTTTGCATATTCCAGTCTGAAGTAATGCTTCGACTTAGACAATAATCCAACATAAGGTAGGTTgttaaaaatgtagaatatactgcattaataatcatactctgttacatatattttttatcacttAGTTTACTATCAAAAGTCTGTAAACACTCAACAATAAAGTACTGCCTTTTTAGCACAAACAGAGAAGAGGAAGATTGAGGCGCATTATGGATATTAGAGGGCAGAACAAAGTTAAGTGGTAGCTTCTACCTTAGCTCGCAATGAAAACAATACTTAATATTCTCAAAGACAATTGGGCAATCATAATTCCATTTCCCAAGCTAAAACGAATAAGGAACACACAAACTGAATACAACATTGTTAAAATGAAAGGTAAACTATCTGCTCATTTTCATAAATTGAAGATTTGATTCTTTAATCTTTCTCTGTCTATACTCTTTGTGCACTCTAAATATGTCCATTGCTTATGTATGGCCGTGCTTCTCTTGATTTGTTGTACTTCTgtgttatgtttattatatttcaataaatatttaataaacaaaaattagtAGCTGTTTGGTAATGTTGCCTTATTGAATACCTACCCTCTAAAGTCATCAAATATGGACCTCGGTGAAAATGAACTGgacttttctttaaaaacttTAACTTGAAATAAGCATAATTGCGTGCACAAATTTTGCATAGTttatggttttgtaccatgttACAATTAAACCACCTTTATGAAATTGGGCCAATGCCTCCAGCAAAACCACCTATAGTGAGCTaaagcataaaaatataatcTGCGTGTATGTTTACCTGAGCAATAAAGAGCACATGCTTGCCGCTAAACTTCTTCTCCAACTCTCGTACAAGCCTGACCTGGATCTTCTGGAAGGCTTTGAGTAGAGGTACGGGAACCAGGACAATGACGGCCTTCCTGCTGTTACCTACATCAATCTCCTGTAATACAATGGGATGGAATACAAGAGAACAGCATTACAGAGAGATCTACAAACATATTGGAGTACACTCCCAAAACACCTTGATTTAAATGAAAAgggtaaaatcagacaaacattgcactgaaaatttaatcatcaaaatctgatggaAAATAATCACATGTGGTATTTCTATGTTCCATAAATAACATGTGCATCATGATCAGCATGTAACAATGGGAACTAATGATGTCGCGcactattttgtaaatattttaagacataaaatatttcaatgtttatattttaattaaagAGAGTCTCTGCAAAACCACAATATGTTATGCCAATTTCTAAGTGAggaataaaacaaagttttacatTACCTgaaggacaaaatgaaatgaaaaaaattaaatacatcACGGATAGTGACAATTTAGGGGTGCTATTTTGGACATTTCAGgggcaaaatagccctaatcatCAGCCCCCGTGTCTTTCCGTTTGCTAAGCTCCCTTCCCAAATACCACCCATTTACACACACCTCAACGTGAGCCCCAATATACCGAGACCCCTCCTGTCACTCACCTTTGCTCCTGTGATGAAGAGTTCCCTCAACTGCCCTTTAAGTTCTGAGTTGGATTCAAGCTCAATCAGAGcctatgaataaaaacaaacacacaATTAAGTCTTTAAGAAATTACTCAGTCAATGCTGCAAGaatcaggggagcatttcactaaaggacttgtcagacaatTTATCTGAGtccgggggagcgtttcatcaacatttttgtccgacaagttgtcagatctgacattttTCTGACAagcacagttactatggtaagtGACTGTTGGATAAAATGAAACTTGTCAGATGaagtcttttcatgaaatactccccatCTGACAGTTTCCACAGTAACAGTGCTTgccagccaatcaaaatcaagggcgttgtcagatctgacaacttgtcggatgaaaaatgctgatgaaacgctcccctgacgATAAATTTAACCTAAAAAGAAGCTGGTGTTACCTGCTAAACATATTGCAAAGGAATCAACACAGAGCTTCATCACatattgaaatttcattttacaaCCATAATACATATCAAAAACCTTGCTCTAcaatatagataaaaataattaagatgAATTTAAGTTGAAATGTTTAACTTTCGCACTAAATCAATCATTATGTTACAGGcaaaaaaatctttttatcaTCGGAGTGTACTTTTCACACCTTACTctctaaatctgcaacattggataagatTTAACATTGAGTGATTGAGATGAACAGGGATCTCCAGAGCTTTTTCTGGTTTCTCTTTTGGGCATTTCGGGGGCTCGTTTGCCTTCAGGCCCCCtgtaatccccccccccccccccccccattatgaTAGATGGCCTAGTTTCTAGCTGCTGTGCACAGAAAATCATTTTACAAGATGATATCGGCATCTGCATAAATAAATGAACCTAATTCTCTGtgcttttgtttgattttgtccATAAGCGAATCTTCAATAGCCATGGAAACTGGCTACAAAGAATTAGAAAGGACAGATTAAGTGTGTGGAGGAAATTAGATTTTATACAGCATAGGTTGAGTAATTAGAAATATTGTAAATGTAGCTGAACTTCCAGGGCCGGTTTACTGAAAAAAGAtcattttaaatataaaatatttgataaaaattgaaTGATTATTTAAGTCACAATCttgccttgtttttgttttcatttgttaaaTCTACATGGATTTCAATTACAACTTTCTGAAACTAacccgtttttttttgtcagtttcATTCATTAACATTGATAAAACCCTACCTAATTGGTCAAGACTTAAGTTATGGCAAAGGTAGTGACAAAAGATCGAAATTCATGACAATGTCTCTTTATACCTTATGCAGGTGCAAATCCAACAAGGCACATGAGGAGTATGTGCCTCATCCAATTTGAAGTCTAGTGAGCTGAGCATGCATAATTTTGTGGATACTGGTCCGTTGAATATACCCATTCTCTCACAACTGTTGGCAAGATCTCTCGCCTGTAGTTTTGAAGaagttcatttaattttttctgtACGATATGTCTATCACTGATTGTATTTTAATCTTTTGACTACATTATTTACTTTACTACCATCCTCTATAACTGTCTTCATTGTATCGACCATTTCTTCAGCTGTACCTCCTACCTTGCTTTTGCCCCCAAGacaaaacaattttctttttcttttcttttctaacaTTCAACATTCTCTCATTcctcttttttgtgtttttatttttagcacATGCCTTGACAAGCCTCACACTGCATTCATCTagtttttcttctattttttcatttttttccttcatcctCAGAATGACTGTATGCATAATTAATGCATCCACTTTTCAAGTGAAaacaacatattattttttagttaTTCATTTTAGTTATTAATCTCGTCGTGCGAGTAGAACTTGCTGATCTTTCTTTCGTGCAGCACGCTTTGTCCCTGAACATTTATAAAAGTCTCTGTGGTAATGGATACGCATTTCAGCATTGTGTTTCCCAGGCTAGGCTTCTTGacaaaacatgtcaccccaaTTTCCCTTCATCGCTCTCTACATCTCCCCCACTATTGCCTTCGCTCTCTCTGAATCTGATGTGGTTGCGTTCACACTAATTTCCCCTTCACGCCTCTTCTATTCTTCTTCAATCTCTTTTGAAATCTGCTTCGCCATTTCCCATCTTTCTTTGTCCCGCGTGATCTGCTAGCCCTACTATAAAGTGTAATCCACAAAAGTAATATTCATTTTCGACAGTGACTCCCTTTCCAAATCCGTTGAATATACCCATTCTCTCACAACTGTTGGCAAGATCTCTCGCCTGTAGTTTTGAAGaagttcatttaattttttctgtACGATATGTCTATCACTGATTGTATTTTTAATCTTTTAACTACATTATTTACTTAACTACCATCACCAATAGCTGAACACACATCCTCTATAACCGTCTTCATTGTATCGAGCATTTCTTCAGCTGTACCTCCTACCCTGCTTTTGCCCCCAAGacaaaacaattttctttttcttttcttttctaacaTTCAACATATTCAACATTCTCTCATTCCTCATCTTTGTGTTTCTAGTTTTAGCATATGCCTTGAACATTCTCACACTGCATTCATctatttttccatttatttttttcttcatcct contains:
- the LOC129280973 gene encoding small ribosomal subunit protein eS7-like, with the translated sequence MAVFHAGAKVIKPHGEVADAFELTVSQALIELESNSELKGQLRELFITGAKEIDVGNSRKAVIVLVPVPLLKAFQKIQVRLVRELEKKFSGKHVLFIAQRRILPKPTRKSRNKSKQKRPRSRTLTMVHDNILEDLVFPSEIVGRRTHVQLDGSRNIKVHLDVGQKTQIEHKTGTYAAVYKKLTGKDVTFEFPENTL